Below is a window of bacterium DNA.
GGCAGGGGTGTGTTTAGGGATTAAGTCAACCATCGAACACCGTTTCCGGTTTTTCTTGCTCTTGATCCCACAGCGACAAAAGCGATCTTCACATCTTCCTGTCGCAGGGCCTGTAATACGAACAGGAGAAGCGGGGTGCTCTAAGAGTAAACCATTTTTGCGCAGCTTATCGGATGTCTAGATGGAGAACAATAGATGAAAAAAGGGTTCGTTTGCTTTTTGCTGATCAGCCGCTCGCTTTTAGCGCAGGACGCTGCGCCGGATTCCGTGCCAGCCGGTCTGTGGAAGCACAGTTTGGTGGGCGCATTGACCATTAATCAGGTCAATTTTTCCAACTGGGCGCAGGGAGGGGAGAACGCCCTGTCCTGGGCGTCGCTGCTGGATGGGAAATCGGATTATCAGAAAAACAAAATCAATGTGACCAATACCTACAAGGCGGCCTATGGCCGAACCAAGCTGGGCGACCAGCGCATGCGCAAGACCGATGATCGCCTGGAGTTGGAGAGCGTGCTGGTGCGGAAAACCAGCCCAAAGTTGAATCCCTATTTGGCGGCGAGTTTAAAGACCCAATTTGATCGGGGCTATATCTATGATGCGAACGGCCTCTCCAACGCGGTCTCTGATTTTTTCGATCCCGGCTATCTCACTCAGGCCTTGGGCGTGAGATATGAAGCGAACCAGAGAATCAAGACGCGTTTGGGCGTCGCTCTGCGCGAAGTGCTCACCCGGCAATTCCCTCATTATGCGGATAATCCCGAGACCGCAAAAGTAGAAAAGATTCTGGTTCAAGGCGGTCTGGAATCGGTCACGAACATTGATCTCAAACTGGCCGAGAACATGCTGTTCAC
It encodes the following:
- a CDS encoding DUF3078 domain-containing protein, which translates into the protein MKKGFVCFLLISRSLLAQDAAPDSVPAGLWKHSLVGALTINQVNFSNWAQGGENALSWASLLDGKSDYQKNKINVTNTYKAAYGRTKLGDQRMRKTDDRLELESVLVRKTSPKLNPYLAASLKTQFDRGYIYDANGLSNAVSDFFDPGYLTQALGVRYEANQRIKTRLGVALREVLTRQFPHYADNPETAKVEKILVQGGLESVTNIDLKLAENMLFTSAIELFDPFSQLDEGAVRNNNTLTIKASKWVTVIMNLQLIQEKRITPRTQLKESLAIGLSYTFI